One genomic region from Leptolyngbyaceae cyanobacterium JSC-12 encodes:
- a CDS encoding protein of unknown function DUF1821 (IMG reference gene:2510098546~PFAM: Domain of unknown function (DUF1821)) has translation MTPSELSTELKNLFGEATAQLAPGSWQVETSDFRLLVLLSDDQSWLRILIPIAPAQDAQPFFEQLLEANFDQTQEVRYALQQGVLWAVFQHSREGLAIADFTAVVQRLVDLRQKGLDECFNRLIENRVRQIIRVAKQQGQTMEATLQTLERFYQEGLMGDMTAGAQAREDTLAAWRYQLERLWNEG, from the coding sequence ATGACTCCTAGTGAACTGTCAACTGAATTGAAGAATCTGTTTGGCGAGGCGACGGCTCAACTGGCTCCTGGCTCCTGGCAAGTCGAAACCTCTGATTTCCGGTTGCTGGTGTTATTATCGGATGACCAAAGTTGGCTTCGCATTTTGATTCCGATCGCACCCGCCCAAGATGCCCAGCCGTTTTTTGAGCAGTTGTTAGAAGCGAACTTTGACCAAACTCAGGAAGTCCGCTACGCTCTGCAACAAGGTGTTTTGTGGGCAGTGTTTCAACATAGCCGGGAAGGGTTAGCGATCGCAGACTTTACCGCCGTTGTGCAGCGATTAGTAGATCTCCGTCAAAAAGGATTAGACGAATGTTTTAACCGCCTGATTGAGAACCGGGTCCGGCAGATTATTCGAGTTGCCAAACAACAAGGGCAAACAATGGAAGCAACTTTGCAAACACTGGAACGGTTTTATCAGGAAGGATTAATGGGTGATATGACCGCAGGCGCGCAAGCCCGTGAAGACACGTTGGCAGCCTGGCGATATCAGCTAGAGCGTTTGTGGAATGAAGGGTAA
- a CDS encoding tRNA nucleotidyltransferase/poly(A) polymerase (IMG reference gene:2510098551~PFAM: Poly A polymerase head domain) — translation MLELTELLHGLDLQKTVSTELSALSPQSWPFSLDWLPHSAFLVGGSVRDALLGRPSEYLDLDFVLPDGVVETARSIARHYKAGFVLLDAERQIARVVFAQGTVDFAQQVGPTLEDDLRRRDFTVNAIAYNPRLDRFVDPLQGCTDLENRVLRMVSPANLEEDPLRLLRAYRQAAQLGFSLEAETQAVIRTLAPSLLRIAAERIQSELNYLLSTEKGTPWLAQAWQDGLLHHWLPDATAQSLELVAAIDRTMILLQETQPVFAQWLLSQNRTTATEQLDTASCQRSQNREQKGSGSARNWLITAKLACLMANDAATAESQLRQLKYSRTEIQSVSTVLRFCPQLCAAITEACLTESEATSQAGTLNWALRDQYFFFQGVGAIFPAVAVLALASGVPLSAIAPLIERFLNPTDPVAHPTPLVTGQDLMVNLQLPAGPLIGRLLAAIQLARAEGNICTPEEAIQLAATLVNEWKLE, via the coding sequence TTGCTGGAATTAACAGAACTACTTCACGGGTTGGATCTTCAAAAAACGGTTTCCACAGAACTTTCTGCACTTTCACCCCAGAGTTGGCCCTTCAGTCTGGATTGGTTGCCCCATTCTGCTTTTCTAGTGGGCGGCAGTGTTCGTGATGCGCTTTTAGGCAGACCCAGTGAGTATTTAGATTTAGATTTTGTTTTACCGGATGGGGTGGTTGAAACAGCACGCAGCATTGCTCGCCATTACAAAGCCGGATTTGTATTGTTGGATGCAGAACGTCAGATTGCGCGGGTTGTGTTCGCTCAAGGAACAGTTGATTTTGCCCAGCAGGTTGGTCCGACTCTGGAAGATGACCTGCGGCGACGAGACTTTACGGTGAACGCGATCGCCTACAATCCCCGACTGGATCGGTTTGTAGATCCCCTCCAGGGCTGCACCGATTTAGAAAATCGCGTGCTACGCATGGTGTCTCCTGCAAATTTGGAAGAAGACCCCTTGCGATTGTTACGAGCCTATCGACAGGCGGCGCAACTAGGGTTTAGTTTGGAGGCAGAAACCCAGGCAGTAATTCGTACCCTGGCTCCTTCCCTGCTACGCATTGCTGCCGAGCGCATTCAATCTGAGTTGAATTATTTATTGAGCACAGAGAAAGGGACTCCCTGGCTGGCTCAGGCATGGCAAGATGGGTTATTACATCACTGGTTGCCGGATGCTACGGCACAAAGTCTAGAGTTGGTCGCTGCGATTGATCGCACAATGATTTTGTTACAAGAAACTCAACCCGTATTTGCCCAGTGGTTGCTGAGCCAGAACCGTACCACTGCTACTGAACAGTTAGACACAGCAAGTTGCCAGCGATCCCAGAATCGTGAACAAAAGGGGTCTGGTTCTGCCCGTAATTGGCTAATTACCGCCAAATTGGCATGTTTAATGGCGAATGATGCTGCTACCGCTGAAAGCCAATTGAGACAGTTGAAATATAGTCGCACTGAGATTCAATCAGTCAGCACTGTCTTGCGCTTCTGTCCTCAGCTTTGTGCGGCAATAACTGAGGCATGTCTGACTGAATCTGAAGCGACTTCTCAAGCGGGAACTCTTAATTGGGCGTTGCGGGATCAATATTTCTTTTTTCAGGGAGTGGGAGCTATTTTTCCAGCCGTTGCTGTGTTGGCGCTGGCGTCTGGGGTACCGTTGAGCGCGATCGCACCATTAATTGAGCGCTTTCTGAATCCCACCGATCCCGTTGCCCATCCCACTCCGTTGGTTACAGGGCAGGATTTAATGGTAAATCTTCAACTTCCTGCTGGTCCATTGATTGGTCGCTTGCTTGCTGCCATTCAGCTAGCGCGAGCGGAGGGCAACATTTGCACCCCAGAGGAAGCAATTCAACTGGCCGCAACGCTGGTCAACGAATGGAAACTGGAATGA
- a CDS encoding hypothetical protein (IMG reference gene:2510098554) — MVAHTNTFKPDCSDSSQLEQNFITTPNHSLSTDSQPVNVCIENRFHWQNIDSLRLLVQIGLTFIIVGLCIGKLTVDKQDKALYWGGIMSIVAWWMPSPGVSKSLSGGGK; from the coding sequence ATGGTTGCACACACTAACACATTCAAACCTGATTGCTCTGATTCAAGCCAGTTAGAGCAAAATTTTATCACAACACCCAATCATTCATTATCCACTGATTCCCAGCCTGTTAATGTTTGTATCGAAAACAGATTTCACTGGCAAAATATCGATTCCCTACGGTTGCTTGTCCAAATTGGATTGACATTTATTATTGTAGGTCTTTGTATTGGCAAATTAACAGTTGATAAGCAAGACAAAGCACTTTACTGGGGCGGTATTATGAGCATTGTTGCATGGTGGATGCCTAGTCCCGGTGTTTCCAAATCGTTGTCTGGGGGAGGCAAATAA
- a CDS encoding hypothetical protein (IMG reference gene:2510098552): MAKRRNQKKEKALRNQAYARKFRKRTSGGRMGRRRTFGGNRAEDDQDQGAVEQGDTGAVDLS; the protein is encoded by the coding sequence ATGGCTAAACGCCGAAACCAAAAGAAAGAAAAAGCTTTGCGTAATCAGGCCTATGCTCGCAAGTTCCGCAAGAGAACAAGCGGTGGTCGCATGGGAAGGCGACGGACCTTTGGCGGTAACCGTGCTGAAGATGATCAAGATCAAGGCGCGGTTGAGCAAGGTGATACTGGAGCAGTTGATCTTTCCTAA
- a CDS encoding hypothetical protein (IMG reference gene:2510098548~PFAM: Uncharacterized conserved protein (DUF2358)): MDILEVLQADYARFPQDQTYEIYAEDVYFKDPMTEFRGLDRYRSMVKFIQTWFINCHMDVHALQQTGNQIRSDWTLTWNTPLPWKPKITISGWSELTLNDKGFITSHIDYWHCSRLDVLKQHFSSSQS; this comes from the coding sequence ATGGATATTCTGGAAGTTTTGCAGGCTGATTATGCTCGGTTTCCGCAAGATCAAACCTACGAGATTTACGCCGAGGACGTGTACTTCAAAGATCCCATGACTGAGTTTCGTGGGCTTGATCGCTACCGTAGCATGGTTAAATTCATTCAAACCTGGTTTATCAATTGCCACATGGATGTTCACGCGCTCCAGCAAACTGGCAACCAGATTCGTAGCGACTGGACTCTAACCTGGAATACACCGCTTCCCTGGAAGCCCAAAATCACAATTTCGGGTTGGAGCGAATTAACGCTGAATGATAAGGGATTTATTACATCTCATATTGATTATTGGCACTGTTCTCGCCTAGATGTGCTGAAGCAGCATTTTTCATCTAGCCAATCATGA
- a CDS encoding hypothetical protein (IMG reference gene:2510098555): MQAKVLRSTILKQSTAPAKTLLPQFKAELKPGTYDIIRWEFATNGHQKVTFADKIAGYQTWMVWGDDIDCEGESKQINLKVPYYSQRDNQEQWWRTCSTSSHAMILNFLKPGSVTSDDEYFQKHVKPYGDSTDWGVHTAAFKRFGIDSVYRQNLDFNDLEKSLELGYPIVIGVLHHGPVSAPSGGGHIIVIVGMDKAKGVFYSNDPWGAGFTYINTNGRNVEYPINPTLDRRWLVDGPKTGWGRLITAIDGKPTGLG, from the coding sequence ATGCAAGCCAAAGTTCTTAGATCCACAATCCTAAAGCAATCGACGGCACCCGCAAAAACCCTTCTCCCTCAATTTAAGGCAGAATTAAAGCCAGGAACCTATGACATTATTCGCTGGGAGTTTGCAACAAACGGTCACCAAAAGGTCACTTTTGCTGACAAGATTGCAGGGTATCAAACCTGGATGGTATGGGGAGACGATATTGACTGCGAGGGAGAATCAAAGCAAATTAATTTGAAAGTTCCTTACTATTCCCAACGCGATAATCAAGAGCAATGGTGGCGGACCTGTTCTACCAGTAGCCATGCGATGATTCTCAACTTTTTGAAACCCGGAAGTGTTACCTCTGATGATGAGTACTTCCAAAAACATGTCAAACCCTATGGAGATTCCACTGATTGGGGAGTTCATACAGCTGCATTCAAACGCTTTGGCATCGATTCGGTTTATCGCCAAAACTTGGACTTTAATGATTTAGAGAAGTCGTTAGAGTTAGGTTATCCAATTGTGATCGGTGTATTGCACCATGGACCTGTTTCCGCTCCGTCGGGAGGTGGGCACATTATTGTGATTGTGGGAATGGACAAAGCCAAAGGTGTGTTTTACTCCAATGATCCCTGGGGAGCAGGGTTCACTTACATCAATACGAATGGGCGGAATGTGGAATACCCAATTAACCCCACACTGGATCGGCGCTGGTTAGTAGATGGACCTAAAACCGGATGGGGACGACTGATTACAGCGATCGATGGAAAGCCTACAGGATTGGGTTAG
- a CDS encoding putative NAD/FAD-dependent oxidoreductase (IMG reference gene:2510098553~PFAM: Flavin containing amine oxidoreductase), which produces MEQIEIVIIGAGMAGLSCAQVLQQAGYQVVVVEKSRGVGGRLATRRSHDTSIDHGTCYLSPRNDLFQKFISHLVEAGIVHVWTDSVYELLPDGSLRMSLERFPRYVAAAGMSAIAKTLTPGLDIRLNQRVTHITTSAQQTWQLTLENPQSDPANSPSTKLEAKALVITVPAPQALDLLAPLADSALDDQFIRQLRSVDFIPCIAVMAGYPLECLQDWQEKYGDVKAIASQYAPLAWIGVDSSKRRAPSQPVLVVQSTAEFAQTVLDMGDLMPVGRSLLQTAADALAPWLATPDWMQVHRWRYAFPSHPLPNQHLTADSELPLVCTGDWCGGMRVESAFLSGLEAASQLSQRLRNQGITPSCFWQAIAPLE; this is translated from the coding sequence TTGGAGCAGATAGAGATAGTAATTATTGGAGCCGGAATGGCAGGATTAAGCTGTGCTCAGGTGTTGCAGCAGGCAGGCTACCAAGTCGTCGTGGTGGAGAAATCACGGGGAGTTGGTGGACGACTGGCAACGCGGCGATCGCATGATACCAGCATCGATCATGGCACTTGCTATTTATCACCCAGGAATGATTTGTTTCAGAAGTTTATTTCTCATCTAGTTGAGGCAGGGATCGTGCATGTCTGGACAGACTCTGTGTATGAGTTGCTTCCAGATGGCAGTTTACGAATGTCTCTAGAACGCTTTCCCCGCTATGTTGCAGCCGCAGGCATGAGTGCGATCGCCAAAACCCTGACCCCTGGTTTGGATATCCGTTTGAACCAGCGCGTCACCCACATCACAACTTCTGCACAGCAAACCTGGCAATTGACTTTAGAAAATCCACAGTCAGATCCAGCGAATTCCCCTTCAACGAAGTTAGAGGCTAAAGCGCTCGTGATTACAGTGCCCGCTCCACAAGCTCTGGATTTGTTGGCACCGTTAGCAGATTCTGCCCTGGACGACCAATTTATTCGCCAATTGCGGAGCGTAGACTTTATCCCATGCATTGCAGTAATGGCAGGATATCCGCTGGAATGTTTGCAGGACTGGCAGGAGAAATATGGAGATGTGAAAGCAATTGCTTCCCAATATGCTCCGCTCGCCTGGATCGGGGTAGATAGCAGCAAGCGCCGTGCTCCTAGTCAGCCTGTGTTGGTGGTTCAAAGCACTGCGGAGTTTGCCCAAACTGTTCTAGATATGGGAGATCTGATGCCTGTAGGGCGATCGCTGTTGCAAACTGCTGCGGATGCCTTAGCTCCTTGGCTGGCAACGCCCGATTGGATGCAGGTACATCGTTGGCGATATGCATTTCCCAGCCACCCTTTGCCTAATCAACATCTCACGGCTGACTCAGAGTTGCCTCTAGTGTGTACTGGAGATTGGTGTGGTGGGATGCGGGTTGAAAGTGCATTTTTGTCTGGACTGGAAGCCGCTAGTCAATTAAGCCAGAGACTAAGGAATCAGGGAATTACACCTTCTTGCTTTTGGCAAGCGATCGCTCCGCTTGAATAA
- a CDS encoding arsenite-activated ATPase ArsA (IMG reference gene:2510098549~PFAM: Anion-transporting ATPase~TIGRFAM: arsenite-activated ATPase ArsA): MRVILMTGKGGVGKTSVAAATGLRCAELGYRTLVLSTDPAHSLADSFDMELGHEPKPVRPNLWGAELDALMELEGNWGAVKRYITQVLQARGLEGVQAEELAILPGMDEIFGLVRMKRHYDEGTFDVLIIDSAPTGTALRLLSLPEVGGWYMRRFYKPFQGISVALRPLVEPIFRPIAGFSLPDKEVMDAPYEFYEQIESLEKVLTDPTQTSVRLVMNPEKMVIKESLRAHAYLSLYNVATDLVIANRIIPETVNDSFFQRWKELQQQHRQEIHENFLPLPIKEVPLFAEEMCGLAALDRLKETLFPDGEDPAQVYYKETTLRVVQEQQHYTLELYLPGIDKHQIELSKTGDELNIRIGNHRRNLVLPQALAALQPAGAKMEEDYLKIRFA; this comes from the coding sequence ATGCGTGTGATTTTGATGACGGGCAAAGGCGGCGTTGGCAAAACCTCTGTTGCCGCCGCGACAGGGCTACGCTGCGCTGAATTAGGCTATCGCACCCTTGTCCTGAGTACCGATCCAGCTCACTCTCTGGCAGATAGCTTTGATATGGAACTGGGGCATGAACCCAAACCCGTTCGTCCGAATCTATGGGGCGCAGAACTTGATGCTCTGATGGAACTGGAGGGTAACTGGGGAGCCGTAAAGCGCTACATCACCCAAGTTTTGCAAGCTCGCGGCTTAGAAGGGGTTCAGGCAGAAGAATTGGCGATTCTGCCAGGCATGGATGAGATTTTTGGATTAGTACGGATGAAGCGCCATTATGACGAAGGCACATTCGATGTCTTAATTATTGACTCAGCCCCAACCGGTACAGCCCTACGGCTCTTGAGCTTACCAGAAGTAGGGGGTTGGTATATGCGTCGTTTCTACAAGCCATTTCAAGGCATTTCAGTAGCGTTGCGTCCGTTGGTGGAACCTATCTTTCGCCCAATTGCTGGTTTTTCCTTGCCAGATAAAGAAGTGATGGATGCCCCCTATGAGTTCTATGAACAGATTGAGTCTTTAGAAAAAGTCTTGACTGATCCAACCCAAACCTCCGTGCGACTGGTAATGAATCCTGAGAAAATGGTCATCAAAGAATCACTACGCGCCCATGCCTACCTCAGCTTGTATAATGTCGCAACGGATCTCGTCATTGCTAATCGCATCATTCCTGAAACGGTGAACGATTCGTTCTTCCAACGCTGGAAAGAGCTACAGCAGCAACACCGTCAGGAAATTCATGAAAATTTTTTACCGCTGCCAATTAAAGAAGTGCCTCTCTTTGCTGAGGAAATGTGTGGGTTAGCGGCGCTTGATCGCTTGAAGGAAACACTTTTTCCAGATGGAGAAGATCCAGCTCAGGTATATTACAAAGAGACGACTCTGCGAGTTGTGCAAGAGCAGCAGCATTACACTTTGGAATTGTATTTGCCTGGTATTGACAAGCACCAGATTGAGTTGAGCAAAACGGGGGACGAACTAAACATCCGTATCGGCAACCATCGCCGCAATTTAGTCTTACCACAAGCTCTAGCAGCCCTACAACCTGCTGGAGCCAAAATGGAAGAGGATTATCTTAAAATCCGTTTTGCCTAG
- a CDS encoding protein of unknown function Ycf34 (IMG reference gene:2510098550~PFAM: Hypothetical chloroplast protein Ycf34), protein MCICVNCKYVDRCTTYHAVEAQHQQPHLTEVPDFEATEPTINVNIRNQGDFIEMEWDVVGCESFTADMGRWSRLRPGELVPT, encoded by the coding sequence ATGTGTATCTGTGTGAACTGCAAGTATGTAGACCGTTGCACCACCTATCACGCGGTTGAAGCTCAACATCAACAACCTCATTTGACGGAAGTTCCCGATTTTGAGGCAACTGAACCCACCATTAATGTAAATATTCGCAACCAGGGCGACTTCATTGAAATGGAATGGGATGTAGTTGGCTGCGAAAGCTTCACGGCCGATATGGGTCGATGGTCGCGTTTACGCCCTGGTGAACTGGTGCCAACCTAG
- a CDS encoding transposase (IMG reference gene:2510098547~PFAM: Transposase IS200 like) yields MSEYIHKSHNVTVLLYHLVFPAKYRRAVFDEQVDEVLREVCLEIEKRYEIKFIEIGVDKDHVHFLVQSVPTYSVTKLVKMIKSLTAREVFRRCPQVKQKLWGGEFWSDGYFASTVGKHGDEGMIANYVKNQGNEYLKLHRDEQLTLF; encoded by the coding sequence ATGAGCGAGTACATCCACAAAAGTCATAACGTTACGGTTTTGCTATACCACCTTGTGTTTCCAGCAAAGTATCGGCGGGCTGTGTTTGATGAACAGGTCGATGAAGTTTTGCGAGAAGTTTGCCTGGAGATTGAGAAACGCTACGAGATTAAATTTATAGAAATCGGTGTAGACAAAGACCATGTGCACTTTTTAGTCCAATCGGTGCCGACATACAGCGTGACCAAATTGGTCAAAATGATCAAGAGTTTGACCGCAAGGGAAGTGTTTCGGCGTTGTCCTCAGGTGAAGCAAAAGCTATGGGGTGGAGAGTTTTGGAGTGATGGCTATTTTGCAAGTACAGTTGGGAAACACGGGGATGAAGGGATGATTGCGAACTACGTCAAAAATCAGGGTAACGAATATCTCAAGCTACACCGAGATGAGCAGCTTACTCTTTTTTGA
- a CDS encoding hypothetical protein (IMG reference gene:2510098545~PFAM: Rho termination factor, N-terminal domain) has product MSKELPPLEEMTLRQLRRVASDCGVSRYSRMRKDQLLAAIQEIQSRQQGVTSPQRELAAQEIVEAAKFDVGQDDRTGGSLAAVDEGLPDLPDGYGECRIVLMPRDPQWAYAYWDVSNEAKENLRRQGGQQLALRIYDVTDVNLAFQAPHSIQEYPCDEMAREWYLPIPVSDRDYVIDIGYRCVDGRWLMLARSTPVRIPPIYPSDWIEDYFLTVGWDEELYGKTLATLTPPGRRTSVASTVYDQMYSLADDIESQRVAGSLFGSMQQVPGSVAGSLQHIAGSVQHVAGSVQHVPGSIQQVAGSIQHVPGSAQQAVSSYVFASGMGMWAVPGAQTMSGVGMSGVGMTMSGVGMSGVGMSGMTMSGVGMSGVGFSASLPLIRPRKFWLIADAELIVYGATEPDATVTIGGRPIKLNPDGTFRFQMSFQDGLIDYPIMAVAADGEQMRSIHMKFTRETPERYTNTKEEAVEEWIA; this is encoded by the coding sequence ATGTCTAAGGAACTTCCCCCCCTTGAAGAAATGACCCTGCGGCAGTTACGCCGCGTTGCAAGTGATTGCGGGGTTTCTCGCTACAGCCGAATGCGAAAAGATCAATTGTTAGCGGCAATTCAAGAAATCCAAAGCCGCCAACAAGGCGTCACATCACCACAACGAGAGCTGGCTGCTCAGGAGATAGTAGAAGCGGCAAAATTTGATGTGGGTCAGGATGATAGAACTGGTGGTTCGCTGGCGGCGGTTGATGAAGGCTTACCAGACCTGCCCGATGGTTATGGTGAATGTCGCATTGTGCTAATGCCTCGCGATCCCCAATGGGCATATGCTTATTGGGATGTTTCTAACGAGGCGAAAGAGAACTTACGGCGACAAGGCGGACAGCAACTTGCTCTGCGGATTTACGATGTGACTGATGTAAATCTGGCGTTTCAGGCACCGCACAGCATTCAGGAGTATCCCTGTGATGAAATGGCGCGAGAATGGTATTTACCAATTCCAGTGAGCGATCGCGATTATGTCATTGACATTGGTTATCGCTGTGTGGATGGACGCTGGCTGATGTTGGCTCGATCTACTCCTGTGCGCATTCCACCAATTTATCCCTCCGACTGGATTGAAGACTACTTTCTCACTGTTGGCTGGGATGAAGAACTGTACGGCAAAACCCTGGCTACACTCACCCCGCCAGGCAGACGTACATCTGTTGCTTCAACAGTTTATGACCAGATGTATAGTCTTGCAGACGACATCGAATCGCAACGTGTCGCTGGTTCTCTGTTTGGCTCCATGCAGCAAGTTCCAGGTTCGGTTGCAGGTTCTTTACAACATATTGCAGGCTCAGTGCAACACGTCGCTGGCTCTGTACAGCATGTTCCAGGTTCAATTCAGCAGGTGGCAGGTTCAATTCAGCATGTTCCAGGTTCAGCCCAGCAAGCAGTTAGTTCCTACGTGTTTGCTTCTGGAATGGGAATGTGGGCTGTTCCGGGCGCACAAACAATGTCCGGTGTGGGCATGTCCGGCGTTGGGATGACGATGTCGGGTGTGGGCATGTCAGGTGTGGGCATGTCGGGGATGACGATGTCGGGTGTGGGCATGTCGGGGGTTGGGTTTTCTGCCTCGTTACCACTTATCCGTCCCCGTAAGTTTTGGCTAATTGCTGATGCTGAATTGATTGTTTACGGTGCAACCGAACCTGATGCAACTGTCACAATTGGTGGTCGCCCCATTAAGCTTAATCCAGATGGCACTTTCCGCTTTCAAATGTCTTTCCAAGATGGGTTGATTGATTATCCCATCATGGCGGTTGCAGCCGACGGTGAGCAGATGCGATCGATTCACATGAAGTTTACTCGTGAGACACCTGAACGCTACACCAATACGAAGGAAGAAGCAGTGGAAGAGTGGATAGCTTAG
- a CDS encoding Protein of unknown function (DUF2993) (IMG reference gene:2510098544~PFAM: Protein of unknown function (DUF2993)): MRLSDESASSDPWLDELDERGEVVEESSDQARNTRQSRLISRVLSPAVQLWVRSQLEQVEDLHLEIEAGDRQLLSGSIHRVSAAASKAVYQDLHFSQIKVTAEQIQTNLPQMLRGKAFRLLTAFPLSGEVALSEADLNASLKAPLLAKAVTEFLLTLLPQEARDEACSERLQPTLQDVRVSLGAGDLMFTAILSTQNGESPIAIRTGIAIKNGNLLKLEGFQHQHAIADLAATSKTSIIIPLGSDVHLETLTILDGFLYCKGRITVIP; the protein is encoded by the coding sequence ATGCGTTTGAGTGATGAGTCTGCCAGTTCTGATCCTTGGTTAGATGAGTTGGATGAACGAGGTGAGGTGGTTGAAGAATCCTCTGATCAAGCTCGCAATACCAGGCAGAGCCGCTTAATCAGTCGAGTATTGTCTCCAGCCGTGCAGCTATGGGTGCGATCGCAGCTTGAGCAGGTTGAAGATTTGCACCTTGAAATTGAAGCAGGCGATCGCCAACTGCTTTCAGGATCGATTCATCGCGTCTCAGCAGCAGCCAGCAAAGCAGTGTATCAAGATTTGCATTTCAGTCAGATCAAGGTGACTGCAGAGCAAATTCAAACAAACCTACCGCAAATGCTGCGAGGTAAAGCCTTTCGGTTATTGACGGCATTTCCGCTTTCTGGGGAAGTTGCCCTGTCTGAAGCAGACCTCAACGCTTCCTTAAAGGCTCCTCTACTGGCAAAGGCAGTAACAGAATTTCTGCTGACTCTGCTGCCACAAGAAGCAAGGGACGAAGCCTGCTCAGAGCGATTGCAACCTACACTACAAGATGTTCGTGTCAGCTTAGGGGCAGGAGATTTAATGTTTACAGCAATTCTAAGTACGCAGAATGGTGAAAGTCCGATCGCCATCCGTACAGGGATTGCGATTAAAAATGGCAACTTGCTAAAGCTAGAAGGCTTCCAACATCAACATGCGATCGCAGATTTAGCAGCGACTAGTAAGACAAGCATTATCATTCCGCTTGGCTCGGATGTACACTTAGAAACCCTAACCATCCTGGATGGCTTTCTCTACTGTAAAGGACGGATTACCGTGATCCCCTAA